GGCGAATTTTGAACGTCCACGGATGCTTCCCTGACATCCGTGGCACGGTGGCTCTGCCCCGGATGTCGGGAGCTGGACGAGCAGCCATGCGGAATCAGGGGTCCGTTCCTACAAAGAAACCGGGGTTCTTAATTTGCATCAAAGAGATGTGGAAGTGGTAAGGGGGCGGGACGGCGGGCGTACATCGGGGTACGTAGGCTGAGGGAGAAACCGAACCCATGCTCGACGCGTTCATCATTGAAGAAATCAAGCGCCGCGAGCGGCTCCGCCGCGAGGATTACGAGCGGCCGGTGGTGGAGCTCCCACTGCCTGCACCCGATGACCGTCCCCACCGGAGGACGGACACCGAGGAAGAGAAGCCGTCACGAGGCGTCGTCGTCATCGACCTGCTCGGCTGATGACCCCATCCCACCCGTGGCCCCGGAGCCACGGCGTGTCCTCAAGCCCGCGGCCGGGCCGTCCCTTCCCGGACGACCCCCGCGGGCTTCGCATTTGCGGGCCTCTTCACCCCGGGGCCAGCAGCAGCAGGTGCCGGGGGTGGTACACCTCCCACAGCACCGTTCCCTTCTGGAGGGGGTTGTAGGGCTGGAGGGCCAGCAGGACCTTCTGGCGCCACTCCTCCGGCAGCGCGCCCTCGCCGTGGAAGGCGCCCACCAGCGCCCCGGTGACGGCGCCGTGGACCTCCGTGTCGCCGCCCCGGTGGACGACGTCCAGGAGCGCCGCTTCGGCGGTGGGGACGTGCAGCAGCTCCCAGAAGGCCAGCCGGAACGCTGCACGCACCGCGTTATTGCCGGGCCGGTGCATGTGCAGCTCCGGGCCGTAGAGCTGCGGGTCGTCCTGGGCCGCCAGGGTCAGGTCCTCGCGCAGGAGCTTCGCGGCGAAGGCCACCTCCTGGACGTAGTCCTTCTCCTGCTTCCCCAAGGCGGCGGCGGCCAGGGAGATGCCCACCTCCGCGGCGGGCAGCAGGTCCGCGGCCTTCAGGTTCGGTCCGCCCGTCACCGCCTTGGCGATGGCGGCGCACAGCCCGGCGCCGGCCAGCTGGCTGCGCGGGTCGAAGTGGGTGAGGGCGGTGTCCTCCAGCGACGCCTTCGCCAGGGCGAAGGCGTCCCTCGCCAGGTGCACGCCCAGGGGCACCACGCGCGGCAGGGCGCCCGCGGGGGCCATCCGCCGGAGGTTCTTCTGCCACACGCGCTTGCCGGAGTCCTTCACCACGGGCGGGAGGCTCGCGTCGCACTCCTGGAACAGCTCCTTCATGGGCTCGCTGACGGCGAAGGCGTGCGACTGCCAGGCCCGGTAGCGCTTGAGGGCGTCCCCCGCGTCGTAGCGCTTCATGTCCCGCAGGCTGAGGGCCAGCGCCACCGCGAGCTGGGTGGGCTCCGTCACCTGTCCCTTGCGCAGGTCGTGCGGACCGCCCCCGTGCATGCCCTGGTACGGCCCCTCGGCGAGCTGGGGGAAGGCCGGTGCGTAGAAGGGCCTCCCCGCGGTGGGGACGGCCAGGGCATTGCCGATGGCGAGGCCCAGGAGGGCGCCCCGGGCGCGCTGCCCGGGGAGCGGGTCGGGGCCCGTGGCGCGACGCTTGGGAGGAGGAGGCATTCGGCGGCTGGACACTGTAGCAGGCAGCCAGTGCGAGCGTGCTTGCCCGTTCCGCCCGTGCTTCGTACAACCGGCGCCCTATGACCGAGATCGCTCAAATCCTGGCGCGTGAAGTGCTCGATTCCCGTGGCAACCCGACCGTGGAGGCCGAAGTGCTCCTCGTGGGCGGCTCGCGTGGCCGCGCGACGGTGCCCTCCGGCGCCTCCACCGGCGAGCACGAGGCGCACGAGCTGCGTGACGGCGACAAGGGCCGCTACCTGGGCAAGGGCGTGAAGAAGGCCGTGGACCACGTGCGCGACACCATCGGGCCGGCGCTCATCGGCATGGACGCCGTGGACCAGGTGGCCGTGGACCAGCGGATGATTGAGCTGGACGGCACGTCCACCAAGTCCAAGCTGGGCGCCAACTCCATCCTCGCCGTCTCCATGGCCACCGCGCGCGCCGCGGCGGACGCGCACGGCCTGCCGCTGTACCGCTACGTGGGCGGCCTGCAGGCGCGCACGCTGCCCGTGCCGCTGATGAACATCCTCAACGGCGGCGCGCACGCGGACACCCGCGTGGACGTGCAGGAGTTCATGGTGGTGCCCGCCGGCGCCAAGACGTTCGCCGAAGGCCTGCGCTGGGGCGCGGAGGTGTTCCACGCGCTCAAGAAGATCCTCAAGGGCCGCAAGCTGGCCACGGGCGTGGGCGACGAGGGCGGCTACGCCCCGGACCTGCCGGCCAACGAGGAGGCGCTCAAGCTCATCATGGAGGCCATCGACGCCGCGGGCTTCAAGGCGGGCGAGCAGCTCTTCCTGGCGCTGGACGTGGCCGCGAGCGAGTTCTTCGACAAGGGCTCCAAGAAGTACAAGCTCAAGGGCGAGGGCAAGGAGTACGACTCGCAGGGCCTCCTGGAGTACTACCGGGGCCTCACCCAGAAGTACCCCATCATCTCCATTGAAGACGGCATGGCGGAGGATGACTGGGAGGGGTGGAAGAAGCTCACCGACGCGCTGGGTGACAAGGTGCAGCTGGTGGGCGACGACCTCTTCGTCACCAACGTGGAGCGCCTGTCCAGGGGCATCGAGACGGGCACGGCGAACTCCATCCTGGTGAAGGTGAACCAGATTGGTTCGCTCACGGAGACGTTCGACGCGGTGCGCATGGCGCACAAGGCGGGCATGACGTCCATCATGAGCCACCGCTCCGGCGAGTCCGAGGACACCACCATCGCGGACCTGGCGGTGGCGCTGGACTGCGGGCAGATCAAGACGGGCTCGGCGTCGCGCTCGGACCGCGTGGCCAAGTACAACCAGCTGCTGCGCATCGAAGAGGAGCTGGGCGCCGGTGCGCGGTACGCGGGCCGCACCGCCTTCCGCTCGCTCGCGAAGAAGCAGTGACCGTGAGCACTTCGCGCCCCCGCATCCTCGTCTCCAACGACGACGGCTACTTCTCCGAAGGGCTGCAGACGTTGGTGGAGGCGGTGAGTCCCCTGGGCGAGGTGTGGGTGGTGGCGCCTGACCGCGAGCAGAGCGCCGCCTCCCATGCCATCAGCCTGCACCGGCCGCTGCGCATCAAGGAGGTGCGCGAGCGGTGGTTCGCCGTGGACGGCACCCCCACGGATTGCTCGTATCTGGCGGTGAACCACCTGCTGAAGGACAATCGTCCCCAGCTCATGGTCTCCGGCATCAATCACGGCGCGAACCTGGCGGACGACGTCACGTACTCCGGGACGGTGGCGGCGGCCATGGAGGCCGCGTTCCTGGGCATCCCGGCCATCGCGTTCAGTCTGGTGTCGCGGGGGCCGTTCGACTTCGGGCCGGCGGGCCGCTTCGCGCGGGCGCTGGTGACGGAGGCGCTGTCGCGGCCCCTGCCGCCCCGGATGCTCCTCAACGTGAACATCCCGGGGGGCGTGGAGCCGGACGGCTACGTCATCACGAAGCAGGGGCGGCACTCCTACGGCAACAAGGTCGTGGAGAAGGAGGACCCGCGCGGCCGCAAGTACTACTGGATTGGCGGCACGGAGTACGCGCACGACGACATCCCGGGCAGCGACTGCAACACCGTCATCGACGAGAAGCGCGTGTCGGTGACGCCGCTGCACTTCGAGATGACCGACCACGGTCGCATCCCCGAACTCTCCGGGTGGAACCTGCAGGGCTTCCAGCGGCGCGGTCCGGGCGGCGGTGCCTGAGGTTGGGGCCGGGCGGCTCCAGCCGAGCGGGCAGGGCGCTCTGGGTGTTGCTCGCGGCCGCGCTGTTCAGCGGCTGCGTGGGCACCCAGGCCGCCTCCTCCTCCCAACTGGACACGGCGGGCGTGGGGCCCGAGTCGACGAGCAACGGCAAGCCGCTGTCCTTCGCGCTGAGGCCCTCGCACGAGGAGCCGGAGCTGGTGGCGGTGCGCCACCGCGTGGCGGCGGGCGAGACGATGTACCGCATCGCCAAGACGTACGGCATCACGGTGGAGGAGCTGGCCCAGGCCAACGGCATCAAGGATCCGCGTGAGCTGGCGGTGGGCAAGGAGCTGCTGATTCCAGGCAGCGAGCCGCCGAAGTACGGCGACCCAGGGCCGCTGTCCGACGAGGAGCCGGAGCTGGTGCTCTCCAAGCCGGGGCAGGCGCCGGTGTCCACGCCGCGCCGCTCGGTGCCGGCGGTGGCGCGCCGCGAGGAGCCGCGCGCGCGCGTGGTGTCGGGGCGTCCGGGCGCGCCGTCGCGTCCGAGGCTCGCGACGCAGGGGATGCTCGACTGGCCGCTGCGGGGCGTGCTGTACGGCCGCTTTGGCAAGAAGGGCAAGGAGCCGCACGACGGCATCGACCTGGCGGCGCCCGCGGGCACGCCCGTCAAGACGGCGCAGGAGGGCACGGTCCTCTACGCGGGCGAGCAGAAGGGCTACGGCCTCATCGTCATCGTGGAGCACGCGTCGCCGTTGATCACCCTCTACGCGCACAACCGCGACCTGCGCGTGAAGACGGGGCAGAAGGTCCGGCGCGGGCAGGTCATCGCCACGGTGGGCGAGTCCGGCCGCACCTCCGGCCCGCACGTGCACTTCGAGGTGCGCGTGGACGGCAAGCCAGCGGATCCGCTGGAGTACCTGGGCGTCATGCCGTCCGCGAACGACTAGTCTTCGTGCCGCCGGACGTGGGCGGCGCTCAGGGCTGGACGGCGTAGAGCTGCCCGCGCATCTCTCCGTAATAGGTATGGGCCTTGGTGTGCAGGTTGAAATAGAGCACGCCCTTGCGCGCGAGCGACTCGAGCCCGGCCAGCGTCCGCGTCTGGGCCAGGAAGCCCAGCTCCGCCGGACAGCTCTCCGGGAGGCCGGACTTCATGCCCTTCATGTCCTTGATGAAGGTGACGTTCGCGTTGGTCAGCTCCACCGACCAGCGTCCGTTGGCGAGCGTCTTCGTCAGGTTGCCCGACTCGCCGAAATCCACCACCACGGGACCCAGCACGCCCGGCGGGCCGCAGTGGATGTGGAACATGAGGATGTCGGCGGGATTGACGCCGGTCATCTCGACCTCGACGTAGGCCCGGGTCAGGTCCTTGGAGAAGCGCAGCACCCCATGGCCCCGGGACGGCCGCTGTTCCCTCGGCGTCGAGGGCGCGGTGGCCCCAAGGCTCTTCTGCAGGGGCTTGGGCGTCTCGGACTCCTCGCCGGGCTCCTGGGCGGGGCTGAGGAAGGCTTCGTAGACGGTGAAGGTCGTCGCGCCGAGCGCGGGATCCTTGGCATGGGAGGACAGCGCGCCGAGGGTCAGGACGAGGGTCAGGGACAGGGGAATTCGCATGGCGGGCTCCAGCACGACGAGAACGCCTCATGGCGTAGCGTGGACGCCTGCCCTCGCGGATGGCCAGAAGTGGCCACCCGATGACCGTCTTCGGTCCACGAGCGCGCCTCACAGCGGCGCGATGATCCGCCGGATGTGTTCGAGCACCTGCCGGATCTTCGGAAGCTCGCTGAGCGCCTCCGGGACGCTCACGCGCAGCGGCTGCTCACGCCCCACGACGTCCGCGAGCACGGGGACCAGGACCCCCTCCGCCTCGCCCGGGTCCGCCAGGTCCACGCTGGGAATCAACCCGATGCCCTGCCCTGCGAGGCAGCACGCCCGGATGAAATGGATGTCCGTGGAGATGAGGGCGGGTTCCACCTGGAACGCGGGGCCTCGAAGCTGGGGCCACAGGCATGCGTCGCCCCCGGGGCCCTCCCAGGAGAAGAGCTCGTGGCCCCGCAGGGCCTCCACGGAGTCGGGCGCACCGCGCTCACGCAGGTAGGCCTCGGCTGCCCAGAGGCGCTCGCGGACTCGCAGCACCACCTGGGAAATCCAGGGGCCCCGGGGCATGTCCTCCCCGAAGTGCACCGCGAGGTCCACGTTGTCCAGCGGCTCCGCCAGCGGATGGTCGCTGAAGCACGCGTGCACCCGCAGGAGCGGATAGGTGCTCCGCAGCAAGCCGAATAGCGGCGACAGCAGGTGTGGCGGCAGGCCCACCGGCAGCACCACGCGCAGGAGCCCCGCGGGGACCTGCCCGACCTCGCGCAGTGAGGCCACCAGGGCGCGCGTCTCCTGCATCATCAGCCGGCCGCGACGGGCGAGCACCTCGCCTGCCTCCGTCAACACCACGCCCGTCCGGGTGCTCTTGAGCAGGGGCACTCCCGCGCGAGCCTCCAGCGCCTCCACGCGACGCCTGAGCGTCGTCCTCGACACTCCCAGGATGTCCGCCGCGGCCAGGAACGAGCCCGTCTCAGCGACGCCGACAAAGGCACGCAACTCTTCCAGGTCCATGCACGCGACACGTCGGAGCGGACCGTCCAGGCCCGCACCGACGCTCCTTCCGTCGAGCGAGCATCCGCAGGTCGACCCGGGACTTGCAAGATGGGGGG
The sequence above is drawn from the Corallococcus sp. NCRR genome and encodes:
- a CDS encoding LysR family transcriptional regulator; translation: MDLEELRAFVGVAETGSFLAAADILGVSRTTLRRRVEALEARAGVPLLKSTRTGVVLTEAGEVLARRGRLMMQETRALVASLREVGQVPAGLLRVVLPVGLPPHLLSPLFGLLRSTYPLLRVHACFSDHPLAEPLDNVDLAVHFGEDMPRGPWISQVVLRVRERLWAAEAYLRERGAPDSVEALRGHELFSWEGPGGDACLWPQLRGPAFQVEPALISTDIHFIRACCLAGQGIGLIPSVDLADPGEAEGVLVPVLADVVGREQPLRVSVPEALSELPKIRQVLEHIRRIIAPL
- the surE gene encoding 5'/3'-nucleotidase SurE translates to MSTSRPRILVSNDDGYFSEGLQTLVEAVSPLGEVWVVAPDREQSAASHAISLHRPLRIKEVRERWFAVDGTPTDCSYLAVNHLLKDNRPQLMVSGINHGANLADDVTYSGTVAAAMEAAFLGIPAIAFSLVSRGPFDFGPAGRFARALVTEALSRPLPPRMLLNVNIPGGVEPDGYVITKQGRHSYGNKVVEKEDPRGRKYYWIGGTEYAHDDIPGSDCNTVIDEKRVSVTPLHFEMTDHGRIPELSGWNLQGFQRRGPGGGA
- a CDS encoding CHRD domain-containing protein; translated protein: MRIPLSLTLVLTLGALSSHAKDPALGATTFTVYEAFLSPAQEPGEESETPKPLQKSLGATAPSTPREQRPSRGHGVLRFSKDLTRAYVEVEMTGVNPADILMFHIHCGPPGVLGPVVVDFGESGNLTKTLANGRWSVELTNANVTFIKDMKGMKSGLPESCPAELGFLAQTRTLAGLESLARKGVLYFNLHTKAHTYYGEMRGQLYAVQP
- the eno gene encoding phosphopyruvate hydratase — encoded protein: MTEIAQILAREVLDSRGNPTVEAEVLLVGGSRGRATVPSGASTGEHEAHELRDGDKGRYLGKGVKKAVDHVRDTIGPALIGMDAVDQVAVDQRMIELDGTSTKSKLGANSILAVSMATARAAADAHGLPLYRYVGGLQARTLPVPLMNILNGGAHADTRVDVQEFMVVPAGAKTFAEGLRWGAEVFHALKKILKGRKLATGVGDEGGYAPDLPANEEALKLIMEAIDAAGFKAGEQLFLALDVAASEFFDKGSKKYKLKGEGKEYDSQGLLEYYRGLTQKYPIISIEDGMAEDDWEGWKKLTDALGDKVQLVGDDLFVTNVERLSRGIETGTANSILVKVNQIGSLTETFDAVRMAHKAGMTSIMSHRSGESEDTTIADLAVALDCGQIKTGSASRSDRVAKYNQLLRIEEELGAGARYAGRTAFRSLAKKQ
- a CDS encoding ADP-ribosylglycohydrolase family protein; the encoded protein is MPPPPKRRATGPDPLPGQRARGALLGLAIGNALAVPTAGRPFYAPAFPQLAEGPYQGMHGGGPHDLRKGQVTEPTQLAVALALSLRDMKRYDAGDALKRYRAWQSHAFAVSEPMKELFQECDASLPPVVKDSGKRVWQKNLRRMAPAGALPRVVPLGVHLARDAFALAKASLEDTALTHFDPRSQLAGAGLCAAIAKAVTGGPNLKAADLLPAAEVGISLAAAALGKQEKDYVQEVAFAAKLLREDLTLAAQDDPQLYGPELHMHRPGNNAVRAAFRLAFWELLHVPTAEAALLDVVHRGGDTEVHGAVTGALVGAFHGEGALPEEWRQKVLLALQPYNPLQKGTVLWEVYHPRHLLLLAPG
- a CDS encoding peptidoglycan DD-metalloendopeptidase family protein; the encoded protein is MLLAAALFSGCVGTQAASSSQLDTAGVGPESTSNGKPLSFALRPSHEEPELVAVRHRVAAGETMYRIAKTYGITVEELAQANGIKDPRELAVGKELLIPGSEPPKYGDPGPLSDEEPELVLSKPGQAPVSTPRRSVPAVARREEPRARVVSGRPGAPSRPRLATQGMLDWPLRGVLYGRFGKKGKEPHDGIDLAAPAGTPVKTAQEGTVLYAGEQKGYGLIVIVEHASPLITLYAHNRDLRVKTGQKVRRGQVIATVGESGRTSGPHVHFEVRVDGKPADPLEYLGVMPSAND